The following coding sequences are from one Coffea arabica cultivar ET-39 chromosome 11e, Coffea Arabica ET-39 HiFi, whole genome shotgun sequence window:
- the LOC140021291 gene encoding uncharacterized protein, giving the protein MADNFLLAQELLSDIKKPNRGGNVLLKLDMMKAYDKGFFKSTRGLRQGDPISPALFVIGEEVLSRSLNALAVHRSFRPFKVPNGCPMVTHLAYADNVVIFTSGLKASMQLVKMVVDGYCSLSGQQVNCQKSYFLVHPRLPPQRREMIGSNLFMEKSGPIVWGQTGIVKKRVVLNADPFVSGSITAKGSVCVSRKGALCHRVDIFHEHMVSDFVTQAQWNMRLLNQMLESELGRQVVKVSPPAFRASQVWLQGCPLKISFFMLRLLWSRIPLMDMQRRFGVQGPSRCRCCFEPDEEGIQHTFCTGELAKAIWIRFEESPGDLAGVSTLSHLVFRWWLRQGHNEYLKFVYRVLPMLCRFPEIEGSFGSWDAFHSSLRESGVSGGGDVVRDREGKLIFGYSCFFGSLTSLHAELKAMLFGVQLCVAQGLHELHVESDSLSLVRILQESHSCPWRLRQEVDELLSYKQYFRGITITIERQISPLIA; this is encoded by the exons GGGTTTTTCAAGTCCACCCGAGGATTGCGCCAGGGAGATCCGATTTCGCCGGCTTTGTTTGTCATTGGGGAAGAGGTACTTTCCCGTTCTCTGAATGCCTTGGCGGTGCATAGGAGTTTCCGCCCCTTTAAAGTTCCGAATGGATGCCCTATGGTCACGCACTTGGCATATGCAGACAATGTGGTCATTTTCACTAGCGGCCTCAAAGCTTCTATGCAGTTGGTCAAGATGGTAGTCGATGGGTATTGTTCGTTGTCGGGGCAGCAGGTTAACTGTCAGAAGAGTTATTTTTTGGTGCACCCCAGGTTGCCTCCGCAACGCCGAGAAATGATCGGATCG AATCTTTTCATGGAAAAATCGGGTCCTATCGTCTGGGGGCAAACTGGTATTGTTAAGAAGCGTGTTGTCCTCAATGCCGATCCATTTGTTAGCGGCAGCATCACCGCCAAAGGGAGTGTTTGCGTCTCTCGAAAAG GAGCGTTGTGTCATCGTGTAGATATTTTTCATGAGCATATGGTGTCGGATTTTGTCACTCAGGCCCAATGGAATATGCGGCTTCTTAATCAGATGTTAGAGTCGGAGCTGGGGAGGCAAGTGGTGAAGGTCTCTCCTCCTGCCTTTCGAG CTTCACAAGTTTGGCTGCAAGGTTGCCCCCTcaagatttccttcttcatgctcCGGCTTTTGTGGTCGCGTATTCCCCTTATGGATATGCAACGGAGGTTTGGGGTACAGGGACCGTCTAGGTGTCGCTGTTGCTTTGAGCCGGATGAGGAAGGGATCCAGCACACCTTCTGCACAGGGGAGTTAGCAAAGGCTATTTGGATTCGCTTCGAGGAAAGTCCAGGGGATTTGGCTGGGGTTTCCACGTTGAGTCATCTGGTTTTTCGATGGTGGTTGCGCCAGGGGCACAATGAGTACCTCAAGTTCGTCTATCGGGTACTCCCAATGCTG TGCCGCTTTCCAGAGATAGAAGGTTCTTTTGGGTCATGGGATGCTTTTCACTCGTCTTTG AGGGAATCCGGGGTTAGTGGGGGCGGAGATGTGGTGCGAGATAGGGAAGGGAAGCTCATTTTCGGCTATTCTTGCTTCTTTGGTTCCTTGACGAGTTTGCATGCGGAGCTCAAGGCCATGCTTTTTGGGGTGCAGTTATGTGTTGCTCAGGGTTTGCATGAGTTGCATGTCGAGTCTGACTCGCTCAGCTTGGTGCGGATTCTGCAAGAGAGTCACAGCTGTCCGTGGAGACTACGACAGGAGGTGGATGAGTTGCTCAGCTATAAGCAGTACTTCAGGGGGATCACGATTACTATAGAGAGACAAATAAGCCCGCTGATTGCCTAG